The following proteins come from a genomic window of Trifolium pratense cultivar HEN17-A07 linkage group LG4, ARS_RC_1.1, whole genome shotgun sequence:
- the LOC123924132 gene encoding jasmonate-induced oxygenase 2-like gives MQKMINNSSPQDWPEPIIRVQSLSQTCIDSIPQRYIKPLSDRPSKNTSFETTNFNIPIIDLKGLYSIDPNEKASTFKQISEACNEWGFFQIVNHGVSHDLMDLAKETWREFFHLPMEVKQQYSNSPKTYEGYGSRLGVKKGAILDWSDYYYLHYLPLSLKDYNKWPAQPPSCREVFDEYGKELVKLCGRLMKVLSINLGLKEDYLQNAFGGEEIGACIRVNYYPKCPQPDLTLGLSSHSDPGGMTLLLPDDEVHGLQVRKGDNWITVKPVKNAFIVNIGDQIQVLSNAMYRSVEHRVLVNSHKERVSLAFFYNPKSDIPIEPAKELIKPERPALYPPMTFDEYRLFIRMRGPCGKSQVESLKSPR, from the exons ATGCAAAAAATGATCAACAATAGCAGCCCACAAGATTGGCCTGAGCCAATAATCAGAGTTCAATCTTTATCCCAAACTTGCATAGATTCAATCCCTCAAAGGTATATCAAACCCCTTAGTGACCGTCCATCAAAAAACACTTCTTTTGAAACAACCAATTTCAACATCCCAATAATTGACCTTAAAGGTTTATATAGTATTGACCCAAATGAAAAAGCTTCAACTTTTAAGCAAATTTCTGAGGCATGTAATGAATGGGGATTCTTTCAAATTGTTAATCATGGTGTTAGTCATGATTTGATGGATTTAGCTAAGGAAACTTGGCGTGAATTTTTTCATTTGCCTATGGAAGtgaaacaacaatattcaaaTTCACCAAAAACTTATGAAGGGTATGGTAGTAGACTTGGTGTTAAGAAAGGTGCTATTCTTGATTGGAGTGATTACTATTATCTTCATTATCTTCCTTTGTCTTTGAAGGATTACAACAAATGGCCTGCTCAGCCTCCTTCTTGCAG GGAAGTATTTGATGAATATGGAAAAGAGTTAGTGAAATTATGTGGGAGATTAATGAAGGTTCTATCTATAAACCTTGGATTAAAAGAAGATTATCTTCAAAATGCATTTGGAGGTGAAGAAATTGGTGCTTGCATAAGAGTGAATTATTACCCAAAATGTCCTCAACCAGATTTAACTCTTGGTTTATCATCACACTCAGATCCAGGTGGCATGACACTTTTGCTACCAGATGATGAAGTACATGGTCTTCAAGTTCGTAAAGGAGATAATTGGATTACAGTCAAACCTGTTAAGAATGCATTTATTGTCAATATTGGTGATCAAATTCAG GTTCTAAGCAATGCAATGTACAGGAGTGTAGAGCATAGAGTACTAGTAAACTCGCATAAAGAGAGGGTTTCTTTAGCTTTCTTCTACAACCCTAAAAGTGACATACCAATTGAGCCAGCAAAAGAATTGATAAAACCGGAAAGGCCTGCACTTTACCCTCCTATGACCTTCGACGAGTACAGACTCTTCATTCGAATGAGGGGACCATGTGGAAAATCTCAAGTCGAATCTTTAAAATCTCCAAGATGA